From the genome of Mesorhizobium japonicum MAFF 303099, one region includes:
- the coaE gene encoding dephospho-CoA kinase (Dephospho-CoA kinase (CoaE) performs the final step in coenzyme A biosynthesis.), with translation MIVLGLTGSIGLGKSTTAKMFAEAGVPVHDSDEAVHRLYSGVAAPLVEAAFPGTVVDGVVDRAKLGARVLGDAAALKRLEAIIHPLVRADADAFLARHRTAGESIAVLDIPLLFETGGRGRVDKVVVVTAPAEVQRQRVLARPGMTEEKLAAILAKQVPDEEKRRLADFIIDTGQGLEAARAEVDAIIDELRGQRGS, from the coding sequence ATGATCGTGCTCGGCCTCACCGGCTCGATCGGCTTGGGCAAGTCGACGACGGCAAAAATGTTTGCCGAGGCGGGCGTGCCGGTCCACGATTCCGACGAGGCGGTGCATCGCCTCTATTCCGGTGTGGCGGCGCCTTTGGTCGAGGCCGCTTTTCCCGGAACGGTTGTCGACGGCGTAGTCGACCGCGCAAAACTTGGCGCTCGCGTCCTTGGCGATGCGGCTGCGCTGAAGCGGCTGGAAGCGATCATCCATCCGCTGGTGCGCGCCGACGCCGACGCCTTCCTGGCCAGGCATCGTACCGCAGGCGAATCGATCGCCGTGCTCGACATTCCGCTGCTCTTCGAAACCGGCGGCCGTGGCCGCGTCGACAAGGTTGTCGTCGTCACGGCGCCCGCCGAAGTGCAGCGCCAGCGCGTGCTGGCCCGGCCGGGCATGACGGAAGAAAAACTGGCGGCGATCCTGGCCAAGCAGGTGCCGGATGAGGAGAAGCGCAGGCTGGCCGATTTCATCATCGACACCGGCCAGGGGCTGGAGGCCGCGCGGGCAGAGGTCGATGCGATCATCGACGAACTCCGGGGACAAAGGGGCTCCTGA
- the dnaQ gene encoding DNA polymerase III subunit epsilon, which yields MREIIFDTETTGLDSRDDRVIELGGVELVNRFPTGRTFHHYINPQGRAIHEEAQAVHGISAADLAGKPTFAEIAEEWLTFTDGAKLVAHNATFDIGFLNVEFGRLGHPVVDPGRVVDTLALARRKHPMGPNSLDALCRRYGIDNTKRTKHGALLDSELLAEVYIELIGGKQAALILDSATAPAQGENVRHIEIIVAERPRPLLPRLTEAERAAHAAMVATLGEKALWLKANSSEKSIAAS from the coding sequence ATGCGCGAGATCATCTTCGATACGGAAACCACCGGCCTTGATTCGCGCGACGACCGCGTGATCGAGTTGGGCGGCGTCGAACTCGTCAACCGTTTCCCGACCGGCAGGACGTTCCATCACTATATCAACCCGCAAGGCCGCGCGATCCACGAGGAGGCGCAGGCGGTGCACGGCATCAGCGCGGCGGATCTCGCGGGCAAGCCGACCTTTGCCGAAATCGCTGAGGAATGGCTGACCTTCACCGATGGCGCCAAGCTGGTCGCGCACAACGCCACTTTCGACATCGGCTTCCTCAATGTCGAATTCGGCCGGCTCGGCCATCCCGTCGTCGATCCCGGCCGTGTCGTCGACACGCTGGCGCTGGCGCGCCGCAAGCATCCGATGGGTCCCAATTCGCTCGATGCGCTCTGCCGGCGCTACGGCATCGACAATACGAAGCGCACCAAGCACGGCGCGCTGCTCGATTCCGAATTGCTGGCCGAGGTCTATATCGAGCTGATCGGCGGCAAGCAGGCGGCGCTCATCCTCGACAGCGCCACCGCGCCGGCACAGGGCGAGAATGTCAGGCACATCGAGATCATCGTCGCAGAGCGCCCGAGGCCGCTGCTGCCGCGCCTGACCGAAGCGGAGCGCGCCGCGCATGCCGCCATGGTCGCCACGCTCGGCGAAAAGGCGCTCTGGCTGAAAGCCAACTCCTCCGAAAAGAGCATCGCGGCGTCGTAA
- a CDS encoding alpha/beta hydrolase, translating into MTADRHHGKYETRLDPALWAYIDRVDAWYPPEVIGLPIDKQRAVYDRMCRAFHQGRPPGVKASDGLVAAPGHGIPIRHYRPAGKAARAMVLYFHGGGFILGNLDSHDDICAEICAGTGFDVLSVDYRLAPEHVHPAAFDDAMAAFAWAAETSRLPLVLCGESAGGNLAAAVAQATRKHARTAVGQVLIYPGLGGDEGAGSYVEHAEAPLLSVGDIAFYRDVRSAKRQSPDDPTFSPLRDRHFSGLPPTVIITAECDPLSSDGETYRDRIAAAGGKAWWHEEKRLVHSFLRARTTVPAAAEAFSRIIAAIAALGRGEWPY; encoded by the coding sequence ATGACAGCAGACCGACACCACGGCAAATATGAAACACGGCTCGACCCGGCGCTGTGGGCCTATATCGACAGGGTCGACGCCTGGTACCCGCCCGAGGTGATCGGCCTGCCGATCGACAAGCAGCGCGCGGTCTATGACAGAATGTGCCGGGCTTTTCACCAAGGCCGCCCGCCCGGGGTCAAGGCCAGCGACGGCCTGGTTGCCGCCCCAGGCCACGGTATACCGATCCGCCACTACCGGCCCGCCGGCAAGGCGGCGCGGGCCATGGTGCTCTATTTCCATGGCGGCGGCTTCATTCTGGGTAACCTCGACAGCCATGACGACATCTGCGCCGAGATATGCGCCGGCACCGGCTTCGACGTGCTGTCGGTCGACTACCGGCTGGCGCCTGAGCATGTCCACCCCGCCGCCTTCGACGATGCGATGGCCGCCTTCGCATGGGCGGCGGAGACGTCACGCCTGCCGCTGGTGCTGTGCGGCGAGAGCGCCGGCGGCAATCTGGCGGCGGCAGTGGCGCAAGCGACTCGCAAGCACGCGCGTACGGCGGTCGGCCAGGTGCTGATCTATCCCGGCCTCGGCGGCGACGAGGGCGCCGGCTCCTATGTCGAACATGCCGAGGCGCCACTGCTGTCCGTCGGCGATATCGCCTTCTACCGCGACGTCCGTTCAGCCAAGCGGCAGTCGCCCGACGACCCGACCTTTTCACCGCTGCGCGACCGCCACTTTTCCGGCCTGCCGCCAACGGTGATCATCACGGCCGAGTGCGACCCGCTGTCGTCGGATGGCGAGACCTACCGCGACCGCATCGCTGCGGCCGGCGGCAAGGCATGGTGGCACGAGGAGAAGCGGCTGGTGCACAGTTTCCTGCGCGCCCGCACCACGGTGCCGGCAGCGGCGGAAGCTTTTAGCCGCATCATCGCGGCGATCGCGGCGCTTGGCCGGGGTGAGTGGCCGTATTGA
- a CDS encoding isochorismatase family protein, with the protein MKTPLSIKRGTVAAVFIDLQEEHRQDKRYLVEGFAGILANVQRLQEAARANHVPLQHWAYIVDLDKQDRPFHPLGADGKSAFSDKSDPLTEICHEVAPARDEALLVKAEASAFRSGPAADQLKAAGIEWLVVAGVWTEACIDATVKDAVARGFRVLLVKDACGSGSAAMHQTGILNLANRLYGGAVTDTDGACRLLAGETVTAWQVEGSVPLRFTFDNAAALYAEL; encoded by the coding sequence ATGAAAACCCCCCTCTCCATTAAGCGCGGTACGGTGGCCGCCGTGTTCATAGACCTGCAGGAAGAGCACCGGCAGGACAAGCGCTACCTCGTCGAGGGCTTTGCCGGCATCCTCGCCAATGTCCAGCGGCTGCAAGAAGCGGCGCGCGCCAATCACGTGCCGCTCCAGCACTGGGCCTATATCGTCGATCTCGACAAACAGGATCGGCCCTTTCATCCGCTCGGTGCCGACGGCAAGTCGGCCTTCTCAGACAAGAGCGATCCGCTGACCGAGATCTGCCATGAGGTGGCGCCGGCCAGGGACGAAGCGCTGCTGGTCAAGGCCGAGGCCAGCGCCTTCCGCAGCGGGCCGGCGGCTGATCAGCTCAAGGCTGCCGGTATCGAATGGCTGGTCGTCGCCGGCGTCTGGACCGAGGCCTGCATCGACGCCACCGTGAAGGACGCCGTGGCAAGGGGATTTCGCGTGCTGCTGGTCAAGGATGCCTGCGGCAGCGGCAGCGCGGCCATGCACCAGACCGGCATCCTCAACCTCGCCAACCGGCTCTATGGCGGCGCGGTCACCGACACGGACGGCGCCTGCCGGCTGCTGGCCGGCGAGACGGTCACCGCCTGGCAGGTCGAGGGGTCGGTGCCGCTGCGCTTCACCTTCGACAATGCGGCGGCGCTCTACGCCGAGCTATGA
- a CDS encoding M24 family metallopeptidase, translated as MSIVVFDPDSTEDVDFKDRMRHPVAADPAGGMWLSDTEPSFIDADALRKGRLAKLRGWMRDAGYGGVVLFDPYNQRYATGSRNMFGYFLRNSTRYFFIPTEGPIVLFEYPQSYHVSMVLDTIDEARPSKLVWSSVSGRDDETAGPFADEIAELLKQHGGGSMKLGLDRCSHLLALALEKRGCQVKDCQGEILAVRAVKTLEEVKCLQVSMAGAEAAVYAVREAIKPGVSENDLFAIMYGEVIRQGGEFIETRLLTSGQRTNPWFNEASGRKIRPGELLALDTDTIGCYGYYSDFSRTFRCGPGKPTDYQKSLYRMAHDQVQHNISIVKPGMAFREIAEKAWKIPDRFVDQRYTSVMHGVGMHGETPFIAHAMDYETYGRDGHIVPGMVVSVESYIGEKGGREGVKLEDEILITETGTELLSRFPYEDEFLEKQV; from the coding sequence ATGAGCATCGTCGTATTCGACCCCGACAGCACCGAGGACGTCGACTTCAAGGACCGCATGCGCCACCCGGTGGCGGCCGATCCGGCGGGCGGAATGTGGCTGTCGGACACCGAGCCGTCCTTCATCGATGCCGACGCGCTGCGCAAGGGCCGGCTGGCCAAACTGCGGGGCTGGATGCGCGACGCCGGCTATGGCGGGGTGGTGCTGTTCGACCCGTACAACCAGCGCTATGCCACCGGCTCGCGCAACATGTTCGGCTATTTCCTGCGCAACTCGACCCGCTATTTCTTCATCCCGACCGAAGGGCCGATCGTGCTGTTCGAGTACCCGCAGAGCTACCATGTCTCGATGGTGCTCGACACGATCGACGAGGCGCGGCCTTCCAAGCTGGTGTGGTCGTCGGTCTCCGGTCGCGACGACGAGACCGCCGGCCCCTTCGCCGACGAGATCGCCGAGCTCCTGAAGCAGCACGGCGGCGGCTCGATGAAGCTGGGTCTCGACCGCTGCAGCCATCTGCTGGCGCTGGCGCTGGAAAAGCGCGGCTGCCAGGTCAAGGATTGCCAGGGCGAAATCCTGGCGGTGCGCGCGGTGAAGACGCTGGAGGAGGTGAAATGCCTGCAGGTGTCGATGGCCGGCGCCGAGGCCGCCGTCTACGCCGTGCGCGAGGCGATCAAGCCCGGCGTCTCCGAAAACGACCTGTTCGCCATCATGTATGGCGAGGTCATCCGCCAGGGCGGCGAGTTCATCGAGACGCGGCTGCTCACCTCCGGCCAGCGCACCAACCCGTGGTTCAACGAGGCCAGCGGCCGCAAGATCCGGCCCGGCGAGCTGCTTGCGCTCGATACCGACACGATCGGCTGCTACGGCTATTATTCCGATTTTTCGCGCACCTTCCGCTGCGGACCGGGCAAGCCGACCGATTACCAGAAATCGCTCTACCGCATGGCGCATGACCAGGTTCAGCACAACATCTCGATCGTCAAGCCTGGCATGGCGTTTCGCGAAATCGCCGAGAAGGCCTGGAAGATCCCCGACCGCTTCGTCGACCAGCGCTATACCTCGGTGATGCACGGCGTCGGCATGCATGGCGAGACACCGTTCATCGCGCATGCCATGGATTACGAGACCTATGGCCGCGACGGCCATATCGTGCCAGGCATGGTGGTGAGCGTCGAAAGCTATATCGGCGAGAAGGGCGGCCGCGAGGGCGTCAAGCTGGAGGACGAGATCCTGATCACCGAGACGGGTACGGAGCTGCTGTCGCGCTTTCCCTATGAGGACGAGTTTCTGGAGAAGCAGGTTTGA
- a CDS encoding GlxA family transcriptional regulator yields MATREPEKPTEPLTFAVLVFPGFPMMAFSSVIEPLRAANVLAKRQCYRWIIVGGTKGAVEASNGVVIQPGFYAEDAPKVDRIVVCSGGDADHLVAEDAASWIRRSLRGGAHIGAVADAAFFLARAGLLDGHACTLHWTSQAAFTEAFPNIELRRDLYVIDRKRFTSAGGVGSLDMMLEIITRDYGAELAAGVAEWFVHSQLRSSVDRKLMPLRLRTGVQNELVLSAIAIMEDAVEERLGMAELTARLGVSSDKLERSFRSELAISPNGYYRRLRLKRAADLLAHSTLAVRDVALACGFASMSSFARAFREEHGHPPKLARRH; encoded by the coding sequence ATGGCCACGCGCGAACCCGAAAAACCCACCGAACCCCTGACCTTCGCGGTGCTGGTGTTCCCCGGCTTTCCGATGATGGCGTTCAGCTCCGTCATCGAGCCGCTGCGCGCCGCCAATGTTCTGGCGAAACGGCAATGCTATCGCTGGATCATCGTCGGCGGCACGAAAGGGGCGGTCGAGGCGTCGAACGGCGTCGTCATTCAGCCGGGCTTTTATGCCGAGGATGCGCCGAAAGTCGACCGCATCGTCGTCTGCTCGGGCGGCGATGCCGACCATCTCGTCGCCGAGGACGCGGCGAGCTGGATCCGCCGCAGCCTGCGGGGTGGCGCGCATATCGGCGCGGTGGCGGATGCGGCATTCTTCCTGGCGCGGGCCGGCTTGCTCGACGGCCATGCCTGCACCTTGCACTGGACCAGCCAGGCCGCCTTCACCGAGGCGTTCCCTAACATCGAGCTGCGGCGCGATCTCTACGTCATCGACCGCAAGCGCTTCACCTCGGCCGGCGGCGTCGGCAGCCTCGACATGATGCTGGAGATCATTACCCGCGACTATGGCGCCGAGCTTGCCGCCGGCGTCGCCGAATGGTTCGTGCACAGCCAGCTGCGCTCCAGCGTCGACCGCAAGCTGATGCCGCTCAGGCTGCGCACCGGCGTGCAGAACGAGTTGGTGCTGTCGGCCATTGCCATCATGGAAGACGCGGTCGAGGAGCGGCTCGGCATGGCCGAGCTGACGGCCCGGCTCGGTGTCTCCTCCGACAAGCTCGAACGCAGCTTTCGCTCCGAACTCGCCATCTCGCCCAATGGCTACTACCGGCGGCTCAGGCTGAAGCGCGCCGCCGACCTTTTGGCGCATTCGACGCTCGCCGTGCGCGACGTGGCGCTGGCCTGCGGCTTCGCCTCGATGTCGAGCTTTGCCCGGGCGTTTCGGGAAGAGCATGGCCATCCACCGAAACTGGCGCGGAGGCATTAG
- a CDS encoding trans-sulfuration enzyme family protein — protein sequence MTSHTPPPSGKNRLAFSTRTIHGGQSHDPLTGAVMVPIYATSTYGQQSPGVHKGFEYARSQNPTRFAFERAVADLESGTAAFAFASGLAAISTVLELLDSGAHIVATDDIYGGSFRLMERVRKRSAGLQVSFVDFTDLAAVEAAIRPETKLLWVETPTNPLLRIVDLEGVAALAKRKGVLTVADNTFCSPYIQRPLELGIDIVVHSTTKYLNGHSDMVGGVAVVGDNKELATQLKFLQNAIGAISGPFDSFLALRGLKTLALRMERHSDNGLKIAQWLEARKDVRRVLYPGLASHPQHSIAVQQMHAFGGMITAVLDRDLAGTKRFLERTQLFTLAESLGGVESLIEHPALMTHGSIPAEKRSEIGISDSLVRLSAGIEDGDDLIADLEQALGG from the coding sequence ATGACCAGCCACACACCACCACCATCGGGCAAGAATCGCCTGGCCTTCTCGACACGCACCATCCATGGCGGCCAGAGCCACGATCCGCTGACCGGCGCGGTGATGGTGCCGATCTATGCGACCTCGACCTATGGCCAGCAGTCGCCGGGCGTGCACAAGGGGTTTGAGTACGCCCGCAGCCAGAACCCGACGCGCTTCGCCTTCGAGCGCGCGGTGGCCGATCTCGAAAGCGGAACGGCGGCTTTCGCCTTCGCCTCCGGCCTGGCGGCGATCTCGACGGTGCTGGAGTTGCTCGATTCCGGCGCGCATATCGTCGCCACCGACGATATCTATGGCGGGTCGTTCCGGCTGATGGAGCGGGTGCGCAAGCGCTCGGCGGGCCTGCAGGTCTCGTTCGTCGACTTCACCGACCTTGCGGCGGTCGAAGCCGCGATCCGGCCGGAGACGAAGCTGCTCTGGGTCGAGACGCCGACCAACCCGCTGCTGCGCATCGTCGACCTCGAAGGCGTCGCCGCGCTCGCCAAGCGCAAGGGCGTCCTCACCGTCGCCGACAACACGTTCTGCAGCCCCTATATCCAGCGGCCGCTGGAACTCGGCATCGATATCGTCGTGCACTCGACAACCAAATATCTCAACGGCCATTCCGACATGGTCGGCGGCGTGGCTGTGGTAGGCGACAACAAGGAATTGGCGACCCAGCTGAAATTCCTGCAGAACGCCATCGGCGCCATATCGGGCCCGTTCGACAGTTTCCTGGCGCTGCGCGGCCTGAAGACGCTGGCGCTCCGCATGGAGCGGCATTCCGACAACGGGCTGAAAATCGCGCAGTGGCTGGAGGCCCGCAAGGACGTGCGCCGCGTCCTCTATCCCGGCCTCGCCAGCCATCCGCAGCATTCCATCGCCGTCCAGCAGATGCACGCCTTCGGCGGCATGATCACGGCCGTGCTCGACCGCGATCTCGCCGGCACAAAACGTTTCCTCGAACGCACGCAATTGTTCACGCTGGCCGAAAGCCTCGGCGGGGTGGAGAGCCTGATCGAGCATCCGGCGCTGATGACGCATGGGTCTATTCCGGCCGAGAAACGGTCGGAGATCGGCATTTCGGATTCGCTGGTAAGGCTGTCGGCGGGGATCGAGGATGGCGATGATCTGATCGCGGATCTGGAGCAGGCGCTGGGGGGATGA
- a CDS encoding pyridoxal-phosphate dependent enzyme has protein sequence MSEHGKAAPGSAPSDGQSARLRPPYKSVLDLIGQTPVVELTKFDTGKCRLFIKLESQNPGGSIKDRIALSMIAAAEREGKLKRGGTIVEATAGNTGLGLAQVGIPKGYRIVLVVPDKMSREKIQHLRALGAEVRMTRSDVGKGHPEYYQDMAEKIAAEVPGAFYANQFANPANPLAHETTTGPEIFSQLDGNVDAVVVGVGSGGTLTGLGRYFSKVSPKTEMVLADPVGSVLAPLIKTGKMEEAGSWTVEGIGEDFVPPNADLSLVKKAYSISDKQSMLAVRDLLSREGILAGSSSGTLLSAALRYCREQTTPKRVVTFVCDSGNKYLSKVFDDFWLAEQGLAEHEQHGDLRDLVMRSHRTGDTVYVGPDESLLNAYGRMRRSDVSQLPVLEDGKLIGIVDESDILAKVDGPYDGRWERFNGPVRTAMTSNLHTLQASQTLDALLPVFDRNEVAIIFDGDEFVGLITRIDLINHLRRAR, from the coding sequence ATGAGCGAGCACGGAAAAGCTGCGCCAGGCAGCGCCCCCTCGGATGGCCAATCTGCGCGCCTGCGGCCACCTTATAAATCGGTTCTCGACCTGATCGGCCAGACGCCGGTGGTCGAGCTGACCAAGTTCGACACCGGCAAATGCCGGCTGTTCATCAAGCTCGAAAGCCAGAACCCGGGCGGCTCGATCAAGGACCGCATCGCGCTGTCGATGATCGCGGCGGCCGAGAGAGAGGGCAAGCTCAAGCGCGGCGGCACCATCGTCGAGGCGACCGCCGGCAATACCGGCCTCGGCCTTGCCCAGGTCGGCATCCCCAAGGGCTACCGCATCGTGCTGGTGGTGCCCGACAAGATGTCGCGCGAGAAGATCCAGCATCTGCGCGCGCTGGGCGCCGAGGTGCGCATGACGCGCTCCGATGTCGGCAAGGGCCACCCGGAATATTACCAGGACATGGCCGAGAAGATCGCCGCCGAAGTGCCCGGCGCCTTCTATGCCAACCAGTTCGCCAATCCGGCCAACCCGCTGGCGCATGAGACGACGACCGGCCCGGAAATCTTTTCGCAGCTCGACGGCAATGTCGACGCGGTGGTCGTCGGCGTCGGCTCGGGCGGCACGCTGACCGGGCTTGGCCGCTATTTTTCGAAAGTCTCGCCCAAGACCGAAATGGTGCTGGCCGATCCGGTCGGCTCGGTGCTGGCGCCGCTGATCAAGACCGGCAAGATGGAAGAGGCCGGCAGCTGGACGGTGGAAGGCATCGGCGAGGATTTCGTGCCGCCCAATGCCGATCTGTCGCTGGTCAAGAAGGCCTATTCGATATCAGACAAGCAAAGCATGCTGGCGGTGCGTGATCTGCTGTCACGCGAAGGCATTCTGGCTGGTTCGTCCTCGGGCACGCTTTTATCGGCCGCCTTGCGCTATTGCCGCGAGCAGACGACGCCGAAGCGCGTCGTCACCTTCGTCTGCGACAGCGGCAACAAGTACCTGTCCAAGGTCTTCGACGATTTCTGGCTGGCCGAACAGGGCCTGGCCGAACACGAGCAGCATGGCGATCTGCGCGACCTCGTGATGCGCTCGCACCGCACCGGCGACACGGTCTATGTCGGCCCCGACGAAAGCCTGCTCAACGCCTACGGCCGCATGCGCCGTTCCGATGTCTCGCAGCTGCCGGTTCTGGAAGATGGCAAGCTGATCGGCATCGTCGACGAGAGCGATATTCTGGCCAAGGTCGACGGACCCTATGACGGCCGCTGGGAGCGCTTCAACGGTCCGGTGCGCACGGCGATGACCTCCAATCTGCACACGCTGCAGGCCAGCCAGACGCTGGATGCACTGTTGCCGGTGTTCGACCGCAACGAGGTCGCCATCATCTTCGACGGCGACGAGTTCGTCGGCCTGATCACCCGGATCGACCTGATCAACCATTTGAGGCGCGCACGATGA
- a CDS encoding RidA family protein, with translation MADWPFVARGIQRRGDGMGIERLNPKGMHSNPAYSQGVALPASARIVLIGGQNGIDADGRIVGKGDIAAQTRQALANLAMVLDAGGARPEDLVRLSIYIVGDADIRPAFGAWMAFWADRGPPPVVTGIRVLGLANPDFLIEIEGQAAVV, from the coding sequence ATGGCCGACTGGCCTTTCGTGGCGCGTGGCATCCAGCGGAGAGGAGACGGAATGGGTATCGAGCGGCTGAACCCGAAGGGCATGCACAGCAACCCGGCCTATTCGCAAGGCGTGGCGCTGCCCGCCTCGGCGCGCATCGTGCTGATCGGCGGCCAGAACGGCATCGACGCCGATGGCCGGATCGTCGGCAAGGGCGACATCGCGGCGCAGACCAGGCAGGCGCTCGCCAATCTGGCGATGGTGCTCGATGCCGGCGGCGCCAGGCCGGAGGATCTCGTCCGCCTGTCGATCTACATTGTCGGCGACGCCGACATCAGGCCGGCCTTCGGCGCCTGGATGGCGTTCTGGGCGGACCGCGGGCCGCCGCCGGTGGTGACAGGCATACGCGTGCTCGGCCTCGCCAATCCGGATTTCCTGATCGAGATCGAAGGCCAGGCCGCCGTCGTGTAG
- a CDS encoding cysteine hydrolase, with translation MIRSSEGIEIPTSLVEWCDPHRMALVVYDMQIGICRQVAGAADIVERTGIVLEAARSAGMRLAFTRHLSLPRKWMGATQLRTAMAWQRRDSPDAVEPWFLRDADATRIIPELAPRADEAVFDKLTMSAFDSTALSFALRDCGVRAIALAGIAMEIGIEPTVRQATDNGFTAVVIEDACGFGNREARDRSMATLRFLGEAVITDVAGFCGALAGAA, from the coding sequence ATGATCCGGTCGAGCGAAGGCATCGAGATCCCCACGAGTCTGGTCGAGTGGTGCGATCCGCACCGCATGGCGCTGGTGGTCTACGACATGCAAATCGGCATCTGCCGCCAGGTCGCCGGCGCGGCCGATATCGTCGAGCGCACCGGCATCGTGCTCGAAGCCGCCCGCTCGGCCGGCATGCGGTTGGCGTTCACCCGCCACCTCTCCTTGCCGCGCAAATGGATGGGCGCCACCCAGCTGCGCACCGCCATGGCCTGGCAGCGGCGCGACAGTCCCGACGCGGTCGAGCCGTGGTTTTTGCGCGACGCCGACGCGACGCGGATCATCCCCGAACTGGCGCCCCGCGCCGACGAAGCCGTGTTCGACAAGCTGACCATGTCGGCCTTCGATTCCACCGCTCTGAGCTTCGCCTTGCGCGATTGCGGCGTGCGCGCCATCGCCCTTGCCGGCATCGCCATGGAGATCGGCATCGAGCCGACAGTTCGCCAGGCGACCGACAATGGTTTTACGGCTGTGGTGATCGAGGATGCCTGCGGCTTCGGCAACCGCGAAGCGCGCGACCGCTCGATGGCGACGCTGCGTTTCCTCGGCGAGGCCGTCATCACCGATGTCGCCGGCTTTTGCGGCGCGCTTGCCGGCGCGGCCTGA
- a CDS encoding winged helix-turn-helix transcriptional regulator yields the protein MTQRGRLYGCPVEFALDALGGKWKTVIIARIKQGPLRYSELRRMIPSLSDKMLTQRLADLVEIGFVVLETSPDGKGRYALTERGQDLAAALQALYDWGSVHGRAEGVRFRSDIEAAA from the coding sequence ATGACACAACGCGGTAGACTCTATGGCTGCCCGGTCGAGTTCGCGCTCGACGCGCTCGGCGGCAAATGGAAAACGGTGATCATCGCGCGGATCAAGCAAGGACCGCTGCGCTATTCCGAGCTGCGGCGAATGATCCCGTCGCTCTCCGACAAGATGCTGACGCAGCGGCTCGCCGATCTCGTCGAGATCGGCTTCGTCGTGCTCGAGACGTCGCCCGACGGCAAGGGGCGCTACGCCTTGACCGAGCGCGGCCAGGATCTCGCCGCAGCACTACAGGCGCTCTATGACTGGGGCAGCGTGCATGGCCGCGCCGAGGGCGTGCGCTTCCGCAGTGATATCGAGGCGGCGGCCTAG